From a single Chiloscyllium punctatum isolate Juve2018m chromosome 29, sChiPun1.3, whole genome shotgun sequence genomic region:
- the LOC140454366 gene encoding probable G-protein coupled receptor 132 produces MEPFCNQTLCQIDFTRNSIELAVIYSAIFIVSFTMNCLTLWPIILQVKQRNILGIYLLSLSISDIFYVLTIPLWVLYYYNDHTWTLSWASCYLSGFIFYSNVYISILLLCCISLDRYLAVVYPIESQGFRRPGKAVQVSLLIFLVIFALHLPVLIGSITQDGGHKTDNQTCFEHIPLIRPVAIGNYFRFVAGFLLPLLVLIFSYQRIFKGVRKSLTLGAEQKAKVKLLSILVITIFVICFGPYHIILLLRTINFTLNNCSCDFEQAVHLYFNISLALSSLNSAVDPILYVLVSNGVKKDLRKTFTSLRYVGFAKGQTTKGSPISLTKTTALIGHV; encoded by the coding sequence ATGGAGCCCTTTTGCAACCAGACATTGTGTCAGATCGATTTTACGAGAAACAGCATTGAGCTCGCGGTCATATACAGTGCCATCTTCATCGTGAGCTTTACCATGAACTGTCTGACCCTCTGGCCAATCATCCTGCAAGTCAAGCAGAGGAACATCCTGGGAATTTACCTCCTAAGCCTGTCCATATCTGACATTTTCTACGTGTTGACCATTCCTCTCTGGGTCCTTTATTACTACAACGACCACACGTGGACACTCAGTTGGGCTTCCTGCTATCTGTCAGGGTTCATATTCTATTCCAACGTGTACATCAGTATCTTGCTCCTCTGTTGCATCTCGCTGGATCGATACCTGGCGGTGGTCTATCCCATCGAGTCTCAGGGTTTCCGACGGCCGGGGAAAGCTGTACAAGTGAGCCTGCTGATCTTTTTGGTCATCTTCGCCCTCCACCTTCCAGTCCTCATTGGCTCCATCACTCAAGATGGCGGACACAAGACCGACAACCAGACTTGCTTCGAGCACATTCCTCTGATCAGGCCGGTTGCCATCGGCAACTACTTCCGATTCGTGGCTGGCTTTTTGCTGCCGCTCCTGGTCCTGATCTTTTCCTACCAGAGGATCTTCAAAGGCGTCCGGAAGAGCTTGACCCTGGGGGCGGAACAAAAGGCCAAAGTTAAGCTTCTCTCCATATTGGTCATCACCATCTTCGTCATATGCTTCGGCCCCTACCACATCATCCTCTTGCTCCGAACCATAAATTTCACCCTCAACAACTGCAGTTGTGACTTCGAACAGGCGGTCCATCTGTACTTCAACATTTCCCTGGCGTTGTCCAGCCTCAACAGCGCCGTGGACCCAATACTCTATGTGTTGGTCAGCAACGGTGTCAAAAAGGATCTGAGGAAAACTTTCACCTCCCTTCGTTATGTTGGCTTCGCAAAGGGCCAGACCACAAAGGGGTCACCTATCTCGCTGACCAAGACGACTGCCTTAATCGGCCATGTTTGA